Proteins encoded together in one Quercus lobata isolate SW786 chromosome 3, ValleyOak3.0 Primary Assembly, whole genome shotgun sequence window:
- the LOC115980337 gene encoding uncharacterized protein LOC115980337, with amino-acid sequence MLLWRIGANVLPTKVNLQRRIQQADITCSLCKSDEETYVHLFFLCPFAKAFWTTVGWGFRFDSTSLTSNEDIISLIINPTHAPIPTDQHWTITLNMALIIDEIWKTRNHLLFHGGKVDVNKAMNNARIRFLEASKVYSPSSRPSVEQSVDVWSPPPQGWIKINDDGALSNSKSALAAVARNHLGIAISIWGKEHHLCSPSQAEAEAILWAVQIAIQERWSAVIFEGDAKLCFDPLSQPDLTPSWPISTSICNIHSLVSCFVSCEFRWVQRKCNVAAHEAARFALNSYCPFCFSYGNFPPSLEAACKGDYPSVSVV; translated from the coding sequence ATGCTCTTATGGAGGATAGGTGCCAACGTCTTGCCTACAAAGGTGAACCTTCAGCGCAGAATTCAGCAAGCTGACATAACCTGTAGCTTGTGCAAATCGGATGAGGAGACTTATGTACACTTGTTCTTCCTTTGTCCTTTTGCCAAAGCCTTCTGGACCACAGTTGGTTGGGGCTTTAGATTTGACTCTACATCTCTGACCTCAAATGAAGACATCATTAGTTTGATCATAAACCCAACACATGCTCCCATCCCCACAGATCAACATTGGACTATAACGCTCAACATGGCTCTGATCATAGATGAGATATGGAAGACCAGAAACCACCTTCTCTTTCACGGGGGCAAAGTTGATGTGAATAAAGCCATGAACAATGCTCGAATCAGGTTCCTGGAAGCGTCAAAGGTGTACTCTCCTAGCAGTCGTCCTTCTGTGGAACAATCTGTCGATGTTTGGTCTCCTCCACCTCAAGGTTGGATCAAAATCAACGACGATGGAGCTCTAAGTAATTCAAAATCTGCTTTGGCTGCTGTTGCTAGAAATCATTTGGGAATTGCCATCTCCATTTGGGGTAAGGAGCATCACCTTTGTTCTCCGTCTCAAGCAGAGGCTGAAGCAATTCTATGGGCAGTGCAAATTGCCATTCAAGAGAGATGGAGTGCAGTCATTTTCGAAGGAGATGCTAAGCTGTGTTTTGACCCTCTTTCACAACCTGACCTCACTCCGAGTTGGCCCATCAGcacttcaatttgtaatattcATAGTTTGGTTTCTTGTTTTGTGTCTTGTGAGTTTAGGTGGGTTCAGCGTAAGTGCAATGTTGCAGCTCATGAAGCTGCAAGGTTTGCTCTAAACTCTTACtgccctttttgtttttcttatggTAATTTTCCCCCCTCTCTTGAGGCTGCTTGTAAGGGAGATTACCCCTCTGTTtctgttgtttag